A genomic region of Candidatus Pseudomonas phytovorans contains the following coding sequences:
- a CDS encoding MFS transporter, which yields MSSLHPQPIGWRSHGLLFVLAMMYADNFVGRQIIAVMIEPLKQEFGASDTAMGLVSGLAFAAVYVLLGLPAGRLADRLPRTRLLAITCLLWALATVACGLSTSFAMLVIARMAVAVFESPSTSTSMSIIADIYPPHRRSFAISCYTAAPTFSTIIALSAGAWVVDQYGWRSAFFAVALPSLLISTVFAFVMRDPVRGRFDLPHGHASQAAPAIQSLLGSARALMAQPAYRCLVLACGITTFSAYAFAMWNASFLVRSHDLPLHYAGLLAGLVGGTFAGLGALLSGWLTDRLVIRSQQWQIGIPLIGHVLGNCALIIYLLWPRDILLYAGVVPVPSAMLWCALGSFFSVWWVGPCFSLLTQLVPAHRRATAVALQTIISTLCGVGIGPLATGLLSDALMPVLADESLRYALLLVSLTIVIPIVLLWRTYQHLTAPSQLSAYA from the coding sequence ATGAGCAGTTTGCATCCTCAACCCATCGGCTGGCGCAGCCATGGTCTGCTGTTTGTGCTCGCGATGATGTACGCCGATAACTTTGTCGGGCGGCAGATCATTGCCGTGATGATCGAACCGCTCAAACAAGAGTTCGGTGCCAGCGACACCGCCATGGGCCTGGTCTCTGGCCTGGCCTTCGCTGCCGTCTATGTGCTGCTGGGCCTGCCTGCCGGGCGCCTGGCCGACCGCCTGCCACGCACACGCCTGCTGGCCATCACCTGCCTGTTGTGGGCGCTGGCCACCGTGGCCTGCGGCCTGTCCACCAGCTTTGCGATGCTGGTGATCGCGCGCATGGCGGTGGCGGTATTCGAGTCGCCGAGCACCTCGACTTCGATGTCGATCATCGCCGATATCTACCCACCGCACCGGCGTTCTTTCGCCATCAGTTGCTACACCGCCGCGCCGACGTTTTCCACCATCATCGCCCTCAGTGCCGGCGCCTGGGTGGTCGACCAGTATGGCTGGCGCAGCGCTTTTTTTGCCGTCGCCCTGCCCTCCCTGCTGATCAGCACGGTGTTTGCCTTTGTGATGCGCGACCCGGTACGCGGGCGCTTCGACCTCCCCCATGGCCACGCCAGCCAGGCTGCACCGGCCATTCAAAGCCTGCTGGGCAGCGCACGTGCACTCATGGCGCAACCGGCCTACCGTTGCCTGGTGCTGGCGTGCGGTATCACCACCTTCAGCGCCTACGCCTTCGCCATGTGGAATGCCAGCTTTCTGGTGCGCTCGCATGACCTGCCGCTGCACTACGCCGGCCTCCTGGCCGGCCTGGTCGGCGGCACCTTTGCCGGGTTAGGGGCCCTGCTCAGTGGTTGGCTGACTGACCGCCTGGTGATCAGGAGCCAGCAGTGGCAAATCGGCATTCCGCTCATCGGCCATGTGCTCGGCAATTGCGCGTTGATCATCTACCTGCTGTGGCCGCGTGACATCCTGCTGTATGCGGGTGTGGTTCCGGTACCCAGCGCGATGCTCTGGTGTGCGCTGGGCAGCTTTTTCTCGGTGTGGTGGGTCGGCCCGTGCTTCTCGTTGTTGACCCAGTTGGTGCCCGCCCACCGCCGTGCGACTGCCGTCGCCCTGCAGACGATCATTTCGACCTTGTGCGGGGTCGGTATCGGCCCGTTGGCCACCGGGCTACTGAGCGATGCACTGATGCCGGTGCTGGCGGACGAGTCGCTGCGCTACGCCCTGCTGCTGGTCAGTCTTACCATCGTCATACCGATCGTTCTGCTCTGGCGTACCTATCAGCACCTGACCGCCCCCTCGCAGCTTTCCGCCTATGCCTGA
- a CDS encoding amino acid ABC transporter permease — translation MSVEGLNLSVITPYYEMLATGLWWTVVMFLCSSVISLAVGVLFALIDLYAPKIMALPVRFVTWLLMGTPLLLQLYLIYYGLVQVGIDIPALAAGIIGLSLHFAVYNADVIKSGIEAVDPGQIEGARSIGLSKAMTQRYIIVPQALRKTIAPLGNNLIVLLKDTSLVSIIGIAELVYSAQLAVSETYSPFEFYIAVAVIYYVVNLVLEAGLNRIEAKVEMSR, via the coding sequence GTGTCAGTGGAAGGATTAAACCTGAGTGTCATCACCCCCTACTATGAAATGCTGGCAACCGGCCTTTGGTGGACGGTGGTCATGTTTCTCTGTTCCAGTGTCATCAGCCTGGCCGTGGGCGTGCTGTTTGCCCTGATCGACCTGTATGCGCCGAAAATCATGGCACTGCCTGTGCGCTTCGTGACCTGGTTGTTGATGGGCACGCCATTGCTGCTGCAACTGTATTTGATCTATTACGGGCTGGTGCAGGTAGGTATCGATATTCCGGCGCTGGCTGCGGGGATTATCGGGCTAAGCCTGCATTTTGCGGTGTACAACGCCGACGTGATCAAGTCCGGAATCGAGGCGGTCGACCCTGGCCAGATAGAGGGCGCGCGCTCGATCGGCCTGAGTAAGGCCATGACCCAGCGCTACATCATTGTGCCGCAGGCTCTGAGAAAAACCATTGCGCCGCTGGGCAACAACCTCATTGTGTTGCTGAAGGACACTTCACTGGTATCGATCATCGGCATTGCCGAACTCGTCTACAGCGCCCAGTTGGCTGTCAGTGAAACGTATAGCCCATTTGAATTCTATATCGCCGTCGCAGTGATCTACTACGTAGTCAACCTGGTGCTTGAGGCTGGGTTAAACCGTATTGAAGCTAAGGTCGAGATGTCACGATGA
- a CDS encoding glucose 1-dehydrogenase, with the protein MSILQRFNLTGSVAIVTGSGRGIGRAIALAYADAGADVVCSARSLADVEAVAEEVRSRGRRALALSCDVTDSEQRSALVANAAQQLGRITHLVNNAGGGGPNDPLKMSPQDFEQVLSFNVSAAYALSQLCVPLMRDAGGGNIINITSVAARYAQRHFSAYGTAKAALTHLTRLLAQEFAPQIRVNAVSPGPILTDALAGVMPEAMRKTMECNTPLKCLGQPEDIAAAALYLASPASAWVTGKIIDVDGGADSSVWPG; encoded by the coding sequence ATGAGCATTCTGCAACGCTTCAACCTCACTGGCAGTGTCGCCATTGTCACCGGCAGCGGCCGTGGCATCGGTCGTGCCATTGCCCTGGCCTACGCCGATGCCGGCGCTGATGTGGTCTGCAGCGCCCGTTCGCTGGCAGATGTCGAGGCCGTCGCCGAAGAGGTGCGCAGCCGAGGGCGGCGCGCCCTGGCCTTGAGCTGCGATGTCACCGACAGCGAACAGCGCAGTGCCCTGGTCGCCAACGCCGCGCAACAGCTGGGGCGCATCACCCATCTGGTCAACAATGCTGGTGGCGGGGGCCCCAACGACCCGCTGAAGATGAGCCCGCAAGACTTCGAGCAGGTGTTGAGCTTCAACGTCAGCGCCGCCTACGCCCTTTCACAGCTGTGCGTACCCCTGATGCGCGACGCCGGGGGCGGCAACATCATCAACATCACCTCGGTCGCCGCCCGTTACGCCCAGCGCCATTTCAGCGCCTACGGTACTGCCAAGGCTGCGCTGACTCACCTGACGCGCCTGCTGGCACAAGAGTTCGCGCCGCAAATCCGGGTCAATGCGGTGTCGCCGGGGCCAATCCTGACCGACGCGCTGGCCGGGGTCATGCCCGAGGCCATGCGCAAGACGATGGAGTGCAACACCCCGCTCAAATGCCTGGGTCAACCAGAGGACATCGCCGCTGCTGCCCTGTACCTGGCAAGCCCTGCTTCGGCGTGGGTCACCGGCAAGATAATCGATGTCGATGGCGGCGCCGATTCCAGTGTCTGGCCGGGCTGA
- a CDS encoding amino acid ABC transporter ATP-binding protein, protein MNNNAMVEVKGARKAYGTLEVLKGIDLSVSRGQIFAIIGPSGSGKSTLLRSINHLEVLNGGEIWLDGDQVNRPLKGRAFEHHINQVRQQMGMVFQHFNLFPHLTVCENIAIGPVKLKGYSKNAARELALEYLQKVGLENKVDEYPSRLSGGQKQRVAIARALAMQPKVMLFDEATSALDPELVEEVNLVMKQLAAEHMTMLIVTHEMRFAGEVADQIVFMDGGVVVEQGAPGEILKHPVQDRTRAFLKKHLHDR, encoded by the coding sequence ATGAATAACAACGCTATGGTAGAAGTGAAGGGCGCTCGCAAGGCCTATGGCACACTTGAGGTGCTCAAGGGCATCGATCTGTCGGTTTCGCGTGGGCAGATCTTCGCCATCATCGGCCCGAGTGGCTCTGGCAAAAGCACATTGCTGCGCTCGATCAATCATCTCGAAGTGCTCAATGGCGGTGAAATCTGGCTGGATGGTGACCAGGTCAACCGCCCCTTGAAAGGCCGCGCTTTCGAGCACCATATCAACCAGGTGCGCCAGCAAATGGGGATGGTGTTTCAACACTTCAATCTGTTCCCGCACCTCACCGTCTGTGAAAACATCGCGATAGGGCCTGTGAAGCTCAAGGGCTATTCAAAAAATGCGGCCAGGGAGCTAGCCCTGGAGTACCTGCAGAAGGTTGGGCTGGAGAACAAGGTCGACGAATATCCGTCGCGCTTGTCTGGCGGGCAGAAGCAGCGCGTTGCCATTGCCCGGGCGTTGGCCATGCAACCCAAGGTCATGTTGTTCGATGAGGCAACCTCGGCGCTTGACCCAGAGCTTGTGGAAGAAGTGAACCTGGTAATGAAGCAGCTAGCGGCCGAGCACATGACCATGTTGATCGTCACCCATGAGATGCGCTTCGCCGGCGAGGTGGCTGACCAGATTGTGTTCATGGATGGCGGGGTTGTTGTGGAGCAAGGGGCACCGGGGGAAATCCTGAAGCACCCGGTGCAGGATCGTACCCGGGCTTTTTTGAAGAAGCATTTGCATGACCGCTAG
- the dmpG gene encoding 4-hydroxy-2-oxovalerate aldolase, whose translation MDLHGKSITVHDMCLRDGMHPKRHQITLQQMKDIACGLDAAGVPLIEVTHGDGLGGSSLNYGFPAHSDEAYLSAVIPLMKKAKVSALLLPGIGTVDHLQMAFDLGVNTIRVATHCTEADVSEQHLGAARKLGMDAVGFLMMAHMNSPQGLVTQGKLMESYGANCIYITDSAGYLLPHDVSARVAALRAALKPETEIGFHGHHNLSMGVSNSIAAIAAGATRIDAACAGLGAGAGNTPMEVLVAVCDRMGIETGVSVFGIQDVAEDLVVPIMDFPIRSDRDALTMGYAGVYGSFLLFAKRAEKKYGVPAREILVEMGRRGMVGGQEDMIEDTAMTLARQRQASA comes from the coding sequence ATGGACCTTCACGGCAAATCCATCACCGTCCACGACATGTGCCTGCGTGACGGCATGCACCCCAAACGCCACCAGATCACCCTTCAGCAGATGAAAGACATTGCCTGTGGCCTGGACGCCGCCGGTGTCCCGTTGATCGAGGTGACCCATGGCGATGGCCTGGGGGGCAGTTCGCTGAACTATGGTTTCCCGGCGCACAGCGACGAGGCGTATTTGTCGGCGGTCATCCCGCTGATGAAAAAAGCCAAGGTCTCGGCACTGTTACTACCGGGCATCGGCACGGTCGATCACCTGCAGATGGCCTTTGATCTGGGCGTCAACACCATTCGGGTTGCCACCCACTGCACGGAAGCAGACGTGTCCGAACAGCACCTTGGCGCGGCCCGCAAGCTGGGCATGGACGCCGTCGGGTTCCTGATGATGGCCCATATGAACAGCCCGCAAGGCCTGGTCACCCAGGGCAAGCTGATGGAAAGCTACGGTGCCAATTGCATCTACATCACCGATTCGGCCGGCTACCTGCTGCCCCATGACGTCAGCGCGCGGGTCGCAGCGCTGCGTGCAGCGCTCAAGCCTGAAACTGAAATCGGCTTCCACGGCCATCACAACCTGTCGATGGGCGTGTCCAACTCGATTGCGGCCATTGCCGCTGGCGCCACCCGTATCGATGCCGCGTGCGCAGGCTTGGGCGCGGGTGCCGGCAATACCCCCATGGAAGTGCTGGTGGCCGTCTGCGACCGCATGGGCATTGAAACTGGCGTGAGTGTCTTTGGTATCCAGGATGTTGCCGAAGACCTGGTGGTGCCGATCATGGACTTTCCGATCCGTAGCGACCGCGATGCCCTGACCATGGGCTATGCAGGTGTCTACGGCTCGTTCCTGCTGTTTGCCAAGCGTGCCGAGAAAAAGTACGGCGTCCCGGCGCGGGAAATTCTTGTCGAGATGGGCCGGCGCGGCATGGTCGGCGGGCAGGAAGACATGATCGAAGACACCGCGATGACCCTGGCCAGGCAACGCCAAGCCAGCGCCTGA
- a CDS encoding amino acid ABC transporter permease, which produces MIQRTYPFFMDAAWVTVQISLLSLLLGLCLAIVLVAFRLSPFIILRWAAKIYVSVFRGTPCLVQLFIIYFGGPQIGIELEPFAAAVIGLGMNIAAYMSESIRGAINNVDPGQEEGARSIGFSRRQTLLFIIIPQAMKLMIRPLGVNAIGLIKGSALVSAISVVELTYTAQRFISSTYKPFEIFMVSALLYIVMVYAVKYLVEVLDRRYATK; this is translated from the coding sequence TTGATCCAACGCACCTACCCGTTTTTCATGGACGCCGCATGGGTAACTGTGCAGATCTCGTTGCTTTCTCTTTTACTGGGTTTATGCCTGGCAATCGTTCTGGTGGCGTTCAGGCTATCGCCATTCATTATCTTGCGGTGGGCAGCCAAAATCTACGTCAGCGTATTTCGCGGCACACCCTGCCTGGTGCAGTTGTTCATCATCTACTTTGGTGGGCCACAAATAGGCATTGAGCTGGAGCCGTTTGCTGCTGCGGTAATCGGTTTGGGCATGAATATCGCGGCGTATATGTCGGAGTCCATTCGAGGCGCTATCAATAACGTTGACCCTGGCCAGGAGGAGGGCGCGCGTTCTATTGGCTTCAGCCGCAGGCAGACGCTGTTATTCATCATCATTCCCCAGGCAATGAAGCTGATGATCAGACCGCTTGGCGTGAATGCCATCGGATTGATCAAAGGTTCAGCCCTGGTATCGGCCATTTCGGTGGTTGAACTGACTTACACCGCGCAGCGCTTCATCAGTTCAACCTACAAACCGTTCGAGATATTCATGGTGTCGGCGTTGCTTTATATCGTCATGGTCTACGCAGTCAAGTACCTGGTGGAAGTACTGGACCGGCGATACGCAACCAAGTGA
- a CDS encoding flavin reductase, protein MATPACFDPQAFRAALGTFTTGVTIITTQAEDGSPVGITANSFNSVSLNPPLVLWSLSKNARSLPMFSGGRHWNVHVLSTEQESLSGRFARQGEDKFSEIQLDSGISEAPLLQDCTARFQCRTAFQYEGGDHVIFVGEVLAFDHSDRAPLAFQSGQYALAMRKPRNELRLATTPPPPECSYTEDLLGYLLGRSHYQMLFALRRLLKNQQLDEHAFFILSTLCIRDNMTLEEINAYVGYTGHVVSATSMRFLERQNLVARELDNDQVRYVLTADGREASLQEVALAKAVEEDISARLGAGDSQALKVLLKRLIATSDPGLPDLWAPR, encoded by the coding sequence ATGGCAACGCCCGCCTGTTTCGACCCTCAAGCGTTTCGCGCCGCACTCGGCACCTTTACCACGGGAGTGACCATCATCACGACCCAGGCTGAAGATGGCTCGCCGGTTGGCATCACCGCCAACAGCTTCAACTCGGTCTCGCTCAACCCACCGCTGGTGCTCTGGAGTCTGTCCAAGAATGCCCGCAGTCTGCCGATGTTCAGCGGTGGTCGCCACTGGAACGTGCACGTTTTGTCGACCGAACAGGAATCCCTGTCTGGACGCTTTGCCCGCCAGGGTGAAGACAAGTTTTCCGAAATCCAGCTCGACAGCGGCATCAGCGAGGCACCGTTGCTGCAAGACTGTACGGCGCGCTTCCAGTGCCGAACGGCCTTCCAGTACGAAGGTGGCGACCATGTCATCTTCGTCGGCGAAGTGCTCGCCTTCGACCATAGCGACCGTGCCCCGCTGGCCTTCCAGAGTGGGCAGTACGCCCTGGCAATGCGCAAGCCGCGCAACGAGCTGCGCCTGGCCACTACCCCGCCACCGCCCGAATGCAGTTACACCGAAGATTTGCTCGGCTACCTGCTCGGCCGTTCGCACTACCAGATGCTGTTCGCACTGCGCCGCCTGCTGAAGAACCAGCAGCTCGATGAACACGCGTTCTTCATCCTCTCCACCCTGTGCATACGGGACAACATGACCCTGGAAGAGATCAACGCCTACGTCGGCTACACCGGTCATGTGGTGAGTGCCACAAGCATGCGCTTTCTCGAACGCCAGAACCTGGTCGCCCGTGAACTTGATAACGACCAGGTCCGCTATGTGCTGACAGCCGACGGGCGGGAGGCTTCGCTGCAGGAGGTGGCCCTGGCCAAAGCTGTCGAGGAAGACATTTCTGCCCGTCTTGGCGCCGGTGACAGCCAGGCGCTCAAGGTGTTGCTCAAGCGCCTTATCGCCACTTCCGATCCGGGCTTGCCAGACCTGTGGGCGCCGCGTTGA
- a CDS encoding fumarylacetoacetate hydrolase family protein, which translates to MDAQLIETLGDELFHALNARQSLPPLTQRYPAISLDDAYRISLRFLARREALGEQVIGKKIGVTSRAVQEMLDVHQPDFGFLTNRMQVADGSDVSFAAHHLVQPRAEGEIAFVLGEDLQGTDISADDVLAASEWVMPCFEIVDSRIENWQIRIQDTVADNASCGVFALGRQRVNPRELDLAKVQLHLFKNGLPVGSGLGSAVQGHPCAAVAWLANTLGRLGIPFRKGEIILSGALAPLVPVVPGDFVSLSLSGMGEMHLHFVP; encoded by the coding sequence ATGGATGCGCAACTGATTGAAACACTGGGCGACGAGCTGTTCCACGCCCTGAACGCACGCCAGAGCCTGCCCCCGCTGACCCAGCGTTACCCGGCCATCAGCCTTGACGATGCGTACCGGATTTCCCTGCGGTTTCTGGCGCGTCGCGAAGCGCTGGGCGAGCAAGTGATCGGCAAGAAAATCGGGGTTACCAGCCGCGCCGTGCAAGAAATGCTCGATGTGCATCAGCCCGATTTTGGTTTTCTGACCAACCGCATGCAGGTCGCCGATGGCAGCGACGTCAGCTTTGCTGCCCACCACTTGGTACAGCCACGAGCCGAAGGCGAGATTGCCTTTGTACTGGGCGAAGACCTGCAAGGTACCGACATCAGTGCCGACGATGTGCTGGCGGCCAGTGAATGGGTGATGCCGTGCTTCGAGATTGTCGACTCGCGTATCGAGAACTGGCAGATCCGCATTCAGGACACCGTTGCCGACAACGCTTCATGCGGTGTTTTCGCCCTTGGCCGACAGCGCGTCAATCCGCGTGAACTTGACCTGGCCAAGGTCCAGTTGCACCTGTTCAAGAATGGTCTGCCGGTGGGCAGCGGCCTGGGCTCGGCGGTGCAAGGCCATCCCTGCGCCGCCGTGGCCTGGCTGGCCAACACCCTGGGTCGACTGGGGATCCCGTTTCGCAAGGGCGAAATCATCCTGTCCGGCGCCCTCGCGCCGCTGGTACCGGTCGTCCCGGGTGACTTCGTCAGCCTGTCGCTGAGCGGCATGGGCGAGATGCACCTGCACTTCGTGCCCTGA
- a CDS encoding ABC transporter substrate-binding protein, with protein MLARKTRMLLASTAVAAAALFSHGMTQADDLQAVQQSKVLRVAMSGQYSPFSFANERNEIVGFDASIGEALAQRLGVNIKIITTPFDGIIAGLLAKKYDAVIASMTITPERLKAVDFVGPYYHAGRTIGVKEDSPIKGLDDLKDVTVGVTLGDSHDKWARARGNLKVRTYKGLPEMLVDLEAGRIDAVVMDSIPVMVAVKETGQKVRIISLPDEQGGREGLGIAIRRNNPELKAQLQKALDEILADGTYKEISMKWVGSDIR; from the coding sequence ATGCTGGCAAGAAAAACCAGAATGCTACTGGCTTCCACCGCGGTGGCGGCGGCTGCGTTGTTTTCTCACGGCATGACGCAGGCCGATGACTTGCAGGCCGTTCAACAGTCAAAAGTGCTGCGTGTGGCAATGAGCGGCCAGTACTCTCCTTTCAGCTTTGCCAATGAGAGGAATGAAATTGTCGGCTTCGACGCCTCTATTGGTGAAGCACTCGCCCAGCGCCTGGGTGTGAATATAAAGATTATTACTACACCCTTTGACGGCATTATCGCCGGGCTGTTGGCCAAAAAGTATGACGCTGTCATCGCCTCGATGACCATTACCCCCGAGCGGCTTAAAGCCGTTGACTTCGTAGGCCCTTATTACCATGCAGGGCGTACCATCGGCGTCAAGGAAGACTCGCCCATCAAGGGGCTTGATGACCTCAAGGATGTAACTGTTGGCGTAACGCTGGGCGATTCGCATGACAAATGGGCGCGTGCGCGCGGCAACCTTAAAGTGCGCACCTACAAAGGCTTGCCAGAAATGTTGGTGGACCTGGAGGCGGGGCGTATTGATGCCGTGGTGATGGACAGCATTCCAGTCATGGTTGCGGTGAAGGAGACCGGGCAGAAAGTGCGGATCATCAGTTTGCCAGACGAGCAGGGTGGTCGCGAAGGCCTGGGCATCGCCATCCGCAGAAACAACCCCGAACTCAAGGCCCAGTTGCAGAAGGCGCTGGACGAAATTCTGGCCGATGGCACCTATAAGGAAATCTCCATGAAATGGGTGGGTAGCGACATTCGCTGA
- a CDS encoding electron transfer flavoprotein subunit beta/FixA family protein → MRILVSVKRVVDYNVKVRVKADNSGVDLANVKMSMNPFCEIAVEAAVRLKEAGIASEIVVVSVGPTTAQEQLRTALALGADRAILVEASDELNSLAVAKALKAVVDKEQPQLVILGKQAIDSDNNQTGQMLAALTGYAQGTFASKVEVAGDKLNVTREIDGGLQTVSLNLPAIVTTDLRLNEPRYASLPNIMKAKKKPLETVTPDALGVSLASTNKTLKVEAPASRSAGIKVKSVAELVEKLKNEAKVI, encoded by the coding sequence ATGAGGATACTGGTAAGCGTCAAACGAGTGGTCGACTACAACGTCAAGGTTCGCGTCAAAGCGGACAACTCCGGCGTCGACCTTGCTAACGTCAAGATGTCCATGAACCCCTTCTGCGAAATCGCCGTGGAAGCAGCCGTGCGCTTGAAAGAGGCAGGCATTGCGAGCGAAATCGTCGTCGTCTCTGTCGGCCCCACCACTGCCCAGGAGCAACTGCGTACCGCCCTTGCTCTGGGGGCTGACCGCGCGATCCTGGTAGAAGCCTCAGACGAGCTGAACTCCCTGGCGGTGGCCAAGGCGCTGAAGGCCGTTGTCGACAAGGAGCAGCCGCAGCTGGTCATCCTTGGCAAGCAGGCCATCGACAGCGACAACAACCAGACCGGCCAGATGCTGGCCGCGCTGACCGGCTACGCACAGGGCACCTTCGCCTCCAAGGTCGAAGTCGCTGGCGACAAGCTGAACGTCACCCGTGAAATCGATGGCGGCCTGCAGACCGTATCGCTGAACCTGCCAGCCATCGTCACCACCGACCTGCGCCTGAACGAGCCACGCTATGCGTCGCTGCCGAACATCATGAAGGCCAAGAAAAAGCCACTGGAAACCGTTACTCCAGATGCGCTGGGCGTTTCCCTCGCCTCCACCAACAAGACCCTGAAGGTTGAAGCCCCCGCCTCCCGCAGCGCGGGCATCAAGGTCAAATCGGTGGCCGAACTGGTCGAGAAGCTGAAGAACGAAGCGAAGGTAATCTGA
- a CDS encoding acetaldehyde dehydrogenase (acetylating) yields the protein MSKKIKCALIGPGNIGTDLLYKLKRSEVLEPVWMVGIDATSEGLARAAALGLKTTSEGVDGLLPHVVEDGIQIAFDATSAYVHAENSRKLNALGVLMIDLTPAAIGPYCVPPVNLKHNLGLGAMNVNMVTCGGQATIPLVAAVSSVQPVDYAEIIATAASKSVGPGTRKNIDEFTRTTAAAVEQVGGAKQGKAIIIVNPAEPPLIMRDTVHCLTETEPDQAAITAAIADMIKQVQRYVPGYKLVNGPVFDGNRVSIFMEVEGLGDYLPKYAGNLDIMTAAAARTAEMFAEAMLKGDLTLRASTPQPAIA from the coding sequence ATGAGTAAAAAGATCAAATGCGCCCTCATCGGGCCCGGCAACATCGGCACCGACCTGCTGTACAAGCTAAAGCGCAGTGAAGTACTGGAGCCCGTCTGGATGGTGGGTATCGACGCCACCTCCGAAGGCCTGGCCCGCGCCGCCGCGCTGGGCCTGAAAACCACCAGCGAGGGCGTCGACGGCCTGCTGCCGCATGTAGTGGAAGACGGCATCCAGATCGCCTTCGATGCCACCTCCGCGTATGTGCATGCCGAGAACAGCCGCAAGCTCAATGCCCTGGGTGTGTTGATGATCGACCTGACGCCGGCGGCCATCGGCCCCTATTGCGTGCCACCGGTCAACCTCAAGCACAACCTTGGCCTGGGCGCGATGAACGTCAACATGGTGACCTGTGGCGGTCAGGCCACCATCCCGTTGGTGGCCGCGGTGTCCAGCGTGCAGCCAGTGGACTATGCCGAGATCATCGCCACGGCGGCGTCGAAATCGGTCGGCCCGGGCACGCGCAAGAACATCGACGAATTCACCCGCACCACCGCGGCGGCCGTGGAACAGGTTGGCGGCGCGAAACAGGGCAAGGCGATCATCATCGTCAACCCCGCCGAGCCCCCGCTGATCATGCGCGACACCGTGCACTGCCTGACCGAAACCGAGCCTGACCAGGCGGCCATCACCGCCGCGATTGCCGACATGATCAAGCAAGTCCAGCGCTATGTGCCCGGCTACAAGCTGGTCAACGGCCCGGTGTTCGACGGCAACCGGGTGTCGATTTTCATGGAAGTCGAAGGCCTGGGCGACTACCTGCCCAAATATGCCGGCAACCTCGACATCATGACCGCCGCCGCCGCGCGCACCGCCGAGATGTTTGCCGAAGCAATGCTCAAAGGCGACCTGACCCTGCGTGCCAGCACCCCACAACCCGCCATCGCCTAA
- a CDS encoding FAD-binding protein yields the protein MTILVVADLLQGPENGAVAPATLNTVAAAAKIGGEVHVLVAGQNVGGVAEAAAKIAGVAKVLVADNATYAHALPENVAPLIVALVGQGGANGYSHVLAPATTNGKNILPRVAALLDVDQISEIISVESADTFKRPIYAGNAIAIVQSSASVKVITVRTTGFDPVAAEGGSAVVETVGVAHNAGISAFVGEKLAKSDRPELTAAKIVVSGGRGMGNGDNFKHLYSLADKLGAAVGASRAAVDAGFVPNDMQVGQTGKIVAPQLYIAVGISGAIQHLAGMKDSKVIVAINKDEEAPIFQVADYGLVADLLEAVPELEKLV from the coding sequence ATGACTATCCTGGTTGTCGCTGACCTTCTACAAGGTCCTGAAAACGGTGCCGTAGCGCCGGCCACCCTGAACACTGTCGCTGCAGCCGCCAAAATTGGTGGTGAGGTACACGTGCTGGTCGCAGGCCAGAACGTTGGTGGCGTTGCTGAAGCCGCTGCCAAGATCGCGGGTGTGGCCAAGGTGCTGGTTGCCGATAACGCCACCTACGCTCACGCGTTGCCGGAGAACGTCGCACCGCTGATCGTTGCTCTTGTTGGACAAGGCGGGGCCAACGGTTACAGCCACGTGTTGGCCCCGGCCACCACCAACGGCAAGAACATCCTGCCGCGGGTTGCCGCGTTGCTGGACGTGGATCAGATCTCCGAGATCATCTCGGTCGAGTCCGCCGACACCTTCAAGCGCCCGATCTATGCCGGTAACGCCATTGCCATCGTGCAATCGAGCGCTTCGGTCAAGGTCATCACCGTGCGTACCACCGGCTTCGACCCTGTGGCTGCTGAAGGTGGTTCGGCCGTTGTTGAAACGGTTGGCGTTGCGCACAACGCTGGCATTTCGGCCTTTGTTGGTGAAAAGTTGGCCAAGTCCGACCGCCCTGAGCTGACCGCTGCCAAGATCGTCGTTTCCGGCGGCCGTGGCATGGGCAACGGTGACAACTTCAAGCACCTGTACAGCCTGGCCGACAAGCTCGGCGCTGCCGTCGGTGCCTCGCGTGCTGCAGTCGACGCAGGCTTTGTGCCGAACGACATGCAGGTCGGCCAGACCGGCAAGATCGTTGCGCCGCAGCTGTACATCGCCGTCGGTATCTCCGGCGCGATCCAGCACCTGGCCGGCATGAAAGACTCCAAAGTGATCGTTGCGATCAACAAGGACGAAGAAGCGCCGATCTTCCAGGTGGCCGACTACGGCCTGGTTGCCGACCTGCTCGAAGCGGTTCCGGAGCTGGAAAAGCTGGTCTGA